Proteins encoded within one genomic window of Triticum aestivum cultivar Chinese Spring chromosome 2D, IWGSC CS RefSeq v2.1, whole genome shotgun sequence:
- the LOC123054948 gene encoding putative chloride channel-like protein CLC-g isoform X2, which yields MSPRLAPFPRPDAAVVGLRKLRYSFSAPFPSAVESVTVRWMPFCPIRLVATTGYKSGRDEGQLVSTPELHKHFLAFLLCRAPASMSTVVGPAGDLPGTTALPGDVAPAVPAVADEHICVDVPRLQSNATSQVALVGTDFCPIESLDYELIENDVFKQDWRAQGRGHILRYFALKWALCFLVGALTAAAAFVANLGVENVAGAKFVVTSNRMFARRFESAFLVFLFSNLLLTMFATVLTVYVAPAAAGSGIPEVKAYLNGVDAPNIFCFKTLVVKVVGCIAAVSSSLHVGKAGPLVHTGACIASILGQGGSRKYRMTCKWLRHFKNDRDRRDLVTCGAGAGIAGAFRAPVAGVLFALETVSSRWRSALLWRAFFTTAVVAVVLRALIDICKRGRCGLFGKGGLIMFDVTSGYVNYHVIDLPPVITLAVFGGVLGSLYNFFLDKVLRLYNVINEKGRTYRLLLAATVSVCTSCCLFGLPWLAACKPCPADSREACPSIGRSGNFKKFQCPMHNYNDLASLFFNTNDDTIRNLYSNGTDHEFHITSILVFFIASYFLGIFSYGLALPSGLFVPVILTGAAYGRLVGMLIGSQSTLDHGLFAVLGSAALLGGSMRMTVSVCVVILELTNNLLMLPLVMLVLIISKTVADAFNANVYDLLVKLKGFPFLEGHAEPYMRQLSVSDVVTGPLQTFNGIEKVGRIVDTLKATGHNGFPVVDEPPFSDTPLLYGLVLRSHLLVLLRKKEFISSSTASASDASKHFSPEDFAKRGSGKHDRIEDIELTAEELEMFVDLHPFTNTSPYTVVETMSLAKALILFREVGLRHLLVLPKTSKRAPVVGILTRHDFMPEHVLGLHPYLFKSRWKKVRFGKTAFSNFF from the exons ATGTCGCCGAGGCTGGCTCCGTTCCCTCGCCCTGATGCCGCGGTTGTTGGCTTGCGTAAATTGCGTTACAGCTTCTCCGCTCCATTCCCGTCAGCTGTCGAGAGTGTCACTGTCCGATGGATGCCCTTTTGTCCCATCCGTTTAGTTGCTACGACGGGGTACAAATCCGGCCGTGACGAGGGGCAGCTGGTTTCAACGCCTGAGCTCCATA AGCATTTCCTTGCGTTTCTCTTATGCAGAGCACCTGCGTCCATGTCGACGGTGGTAGGACCAGCTGGCGACCTACCCGGCACGACGGCCTTGCCCGGCGACGTTGCTCCTGCCGTTCCGGCCGTGGCCGACGAGCATATATGCGTCGATGTTCCTCGG CTGCAGTCCAACGCCACCTCCCAGGTCGCGCTCGTCGGCACCGACTTCTGCCCCATCGAGAGCCTCGACTACGA GCTGATCGAGAACGACGTGTTCAAGCAGGACTGGCGGGCGCAGGGGCGGGGCCACATCCTGCGCTACTTCGCGCTCAAGTGGGCGCTCTGCTTCCTCGTCGGcgcgctcaccgccgccgccgccttcgtcgccAACCTCGGCGTCGAGAACGTCGCCGGCGCCAAGTTCGTCGTCACCTCCAACCGCATGTTCGCACGCAG GTTTGAATCGGCGTTTCTGGTCTTCCTGTTTTCGAATCTCCTGCTCACCATGTTCGCCACGGTGCTGACGGTGTACGTGGCGCCCGCGGCCGCCGGCTCGGGCATCCCGGAGGTGAAGGCCTACTTGAACGGCGTCGATGCGCCCAACATTTTCTGTTTCAAGACTCTGGTGGTGAAG GTTGTGGGATGCATTGCTGCAGTATCATCATCACTGCATGTGGGAAAAGCTGGTCCTTTGGTACACACAGGTGCATGCATTGCATCAATACTTGGGCAAGGCGGCTCGCGTAAATATCGCATGACATGTAAATGGCTAAGGCACTTCAAGAATGATAGGGATCGGAGGGACCTTGTCACTTGTGGTGCTGGTGCTGGTATTGCTGGTGCTTTCAGGGCTCCAGTCGCCGGAGTTCTTTTTGCTCTGGAAACAGTGTCTTCACG ATGGAGGAGTGCCCTACTCTGGCGAGCTTTCTTCACAACAGCAGTTGTTGCCGTTGTGCTTAGGGCATTAATAGACATCTGTAAAAGAGGCCGGTGTGGCTTGTTCGGGAAAGGCGGTCTTATAATGTTTGATGTGACTTCGGGCTATgtcaactatcatgtgattgattTACCTCCGGTAATCACTCTAGCAGTTTTTGGAGGAGTACTGGGGAGCTTGTACAACTTCTTCCTCGACAAGGTTCTTCGTCTCTACAATGTTATCAACGA GAAAGGTCGAACTTACAGACTACTCCTGGCTGCAACAGTCTCCGTCTGTACTTCATGTTGCCTCTTTGGCTTGCCATGGCTTGCAGCTTGCAAACCTTGCCCAGCTGACTCAAGAGAAGCTTGTCCATCAATAGGGAGATCTGGAAATTTCAAGAAGTTCCAGTGTCCAATGCATAACTACAATGACTTGGCTAGCCTGTTCTTTAACACCAACGATGACACCATTAGAAACCTCTACAGTAACGGCACTGACCATGAGTTCCATATCACCTCGATCCTTGTGTTCTTTATTGCATCATATTTTCTGGGCATTTTCAGCTATGGCCTCGCCTTACCATCTGGCCTTTTCGTACCAGTTATTTTAACTGGTGCAGCTTACGGTCGTCTGGTTGGCATGCTGATTGGGTCGCAATCAACTTTGGATCATGGTCTTTTTGCGGTTCTTGGTTCTGCTGCCCTTCTAGGTGGATCGATGAGAATGACTGTCTCAGTCTGTGTTGTCATTCTAGAACTGACAAATAATCTGCTGATGCTTCCTCTGGTTATGCTGGTCCTTATCATATCAAAGACAGTGGCAGATGCTTTTAATGCAAACGTCTATGATCTGCTTGTTAAATTGAAGGGTTTTCCTTTTCTTGAAGGGCATGCTGAACCCTACATGCGACAACTGTCAGTTAGTGATGTTGTAACTGGCCCTCTACAGACATTCAATGGCATTGAGAAGGTTGGCCGTATTGTGGATACCTTGAAGGCAACCGGTCATAATGGTTTCCCTGTCGTTGATGAGCCACCATTTTCAGATACTCCTCTGCTATACGGTCTAGTTCTTCGGTCGCACCTGCTTGTTCTATTGAGGAAGAAAGAGTTCATCAGTAGTTCCACAGCTTCAGCATCAGATGCTTCAAAGCATTTCTCACCTGAGGATTTTGCTAAACGTGGTTCGGGAAAGCATGACAGAATTGAGGACATTGAATTGACTGCAGAAGAACTGGAAATGTTTGTAGACTTGCATCCTTTCACAAACACATCCCCTTACACTGTGGTTGAGACCATGTCCTTGGCTAAAGCTCTTATACTTTTTCGTGAAGTTGGATTAAGACACCTTTTGGTTCTTCCAAAAACTTCCAAG AGGGCACCTGTTGTTGGCATATTAACACGGCATGACTTCATGCCTGAGCACGTACTGGGTCTCCATCCGTACCTGTTCAAGAGCAGATGGAAGAAGGTGCGATTTGGCAAGACAGCTTTTTCCAACTTCTTTTGA
- the LOC123054948 gene encoding putative chloride channel-like protein CLC-g isoform X1 has protein sequence MSTVVGPAGDLPGTTALPGDVAPAVPAVADEHICVDVPRDGAAAGAGGEDGSGDEEQRRNRRRFLLGGQLQSNATSQVALVGTDFCPIESLDYELIENDVFKQDWRAQGRGHILRYFALKWALCFLVGALTAAAAFVANLGVENVAGAKFVVTSNRMFARRFESAFLVFLFSNLLLTMFATVLTVYVAPAAAGSGIPEVKAYLNGVDAPNIFCFKTLVVKVVGCIAAVSSSLHVGKAGPLVHTGACIASILGQGGSRKYRMTCKWLRHFKNDRDRRDLVTCGAGAGIAGAFRAPVAGVLFALETVSSRWRSALLWRAFFTTAVVAVVLRALIDICKRGRCGLFGKGGLIMFDVTSGYVNYHVIDLPPVITLAVFGGVLGSLYNFFLDKVLRLYNVINEKGRTYRLLLAATVSVCTSCCLFGLPWLAACKPCPADSREACPSIGRSGNFKKFQCPMHNYNDLASLFFNTNDDTIRNLYSNGTDHEFHITSILVFFIASYFLGIFSYGLALPSGLFVPVILTGAAYGRLVGMLIGSQSTLDHGLFAVLGSAALLGGSMRMTVSVCVVILELTNNLLMLPLVMLVLIISKTVADAFNANVYDLLVKLKGFPFLEGHAEPYMRQLSVSDVVTGPLQTFNGIEKVGRIVDTLKATGHNGFPVVDEPPFSDTPLLYGLVLRSHLLVLLRKKEFISSSTASASDASKHFSPEDFAKRGSGKHDRIEDIELTAEELEMFVDLHPFTNTSPYTVVETMSLAKALILFREVGLRHLLVLPKTSKRAPVVGILTRHDFMPEHVLGLHPYLFKSRWKKVRFGKTAFSNFF, from the exons ATGTCGACGGTGGTAGGACCAGCTGGCGACCTACCCGGCACGACGGCCTTGCCCGGCGACGTTGCTCCTGCCGTTCCGGCCGTGGCCGACGAGCATATATGCGTCGATGTTCCTCGG gacggcgcggcggcgggggcgggagGCGAGGACGGCTCCGGCGACGAGGAGCAGCGGCGGAACCGGCGCAGGTTCCTCCTCGGCGGCCAGCTGCAGTCCAACGCCACCTCCCAGGTCGCGCTCGTCGGCACCGACTTCTGCCCCATCGAGAGCCTCGACTACGA GCTGATCGAGAACGACGTGTTCAAGCAGGACTGGCGGGCGCAGGGGCGGGGCCACATCCTGCGCTACTTCGCGCTCAAGTGGGCGCTCTGCTTCCTCGTCGGcgcgctcaccgccgccgccgccttcgtcgccAACCTCGGCGTCGAGAACGTCGCCGGCGCCAAGTTCGTCGTCACCTCCAACCGCATGTTCGCACGCAG GTTTGAATCGGCGTTTCTGGTCTTCCTGTTTTCGAATCTCCTGCTCACCATGTTCGCCACGGTGCTGACGGTGTACGTGGCGCCCGCGGCCGCCGGCTCGGGCATCCCGGAGGTGAAGGCCTACTTGAACGGCGTCGATGCGCCCAACATTTTCTGTTTCAAGACTCTGGTGGTGAAG GTTGTGGGATGCATTGCTGCAGTATCATCATCACTGCATGTGGGAAAAGCTGGTCCTTTGGTACACACAGGTGCATGCATTGCATCAATACTTGGGCAAGGCGGCTCGCGTAAATATCGCATGACATGTAAATGGCTAAGGCACTTCAAGAATGATAGGGATCGGAGGGACCTTGTCACTTGTGGTGCTGGTGCTGGTATTGCTGGTGCTTTCAGGGCTCCAGTCGCCGGAGTTCTTTTTGCTCTGGAAACAGTGTCTTCACG ATGGAGGAGTGCCCTACTCTGGCGAGCTTTCTTCACAACAGCAGTTGTTGCCGTTGTGCTTAGGGCATTAATAGACATCTGTAAAAGAGGCCGGTGTGGCTTGTTCGGGAAAGGCGGTCTTATAATGTTTGATGTGACTTCGGGCTATgtcaactatcatgtgattgattTACCTCCGGTAATCACTCTAGCAGTTTTTGGAGGAGTACTGGGGAGCTTGTACAACTTCTTCCTCGACAAGGTTCTTCGTCTCTACAATGTTATCAACGA GAAAGGTCGAACTTACAGACTACTCCTGGCTGCAACAGTCTCCGTCTGTACTTCATGTTGCCTCTTTGGCTTGCCATGGCTTGCAGCTTGCAAACCTTGCCCAGCTGACTCAAGAGAAGCTTGTCCATCAATAGGGAGATCTGGAAATTTCAAGAAGTTCCAGTGTCCAATGCATAACTACAATGACTTGGCTAGCCTGTTCTTTAACACCAACGATGACACCATTAGAAACCTCTACAGTAACGGCACTGACCATGAGTTCCATATCACCTCGATCCTTGTGTTCTTTATTGCATCATATTTTCTGGGCATTTTCAGCTATGGCCTCGCCTTACCATCTGGCCTTTTCGTACCAGTTATTTTAACTGGTGCAGCTTACGGTCGTCTGGTTGGCATGCTGATTGGGTCGCAATCAACTTTGGATCATGGTCTTTTTGCGGTTCTTGGTTCTGCTGCCCTTCTAGGTGGATCGATGAGAATGACTGTCTCAGTCTGTGTTGTCATTCTAGAACTGACAAATAATCTGCTGATGCTTCCTCTGGTTATGCTGGTCCTTATCATATCAAAGACAGTGGCAGATGCTTTTAATGCAAACGTCTATGATCTGCTTGTTAAATTGAAGGGTTTTCCTTTTCTTGAAGGGCATGCTGAACCCTACATGCGACAACTGTCAGTTAGTGATGTTGTAACTGGCCCTCTACAGACATTCAATGGCATTGAGAAGGTTGGCCGTATTGTGGATACCTTGAAGGCAACCGGTCATAATGGTTTCCCTGTCGTTGATGAGCCACCATTTTCAGATACTCCTCTGCTATACGGTCTAGTTCTTCGGTCGCACCTGCTTGTTCTATTGAGGAAGAAAGAGTTCATCAGTAGTTCCACAGCTTCAGCATCAGATGCTTCAAAGCATTTCTCACCTGAGGATTTTGCTAAACGTGGTTCGGGAAAGCATGACAGAATTGAGGACATTGAATTGACTGCAGAAGAACTGGAAATGTTTGTAGACTTGCATCCTTTCACAAACACATCCCCTTACACTGTGGTTGAGACCATGTCCTTGGCTAAAGCTCTTATACTTTTTCGTGAAGTTGGATTAAGACACCTTTTGGTTCTTCCAAAAACTTCCAAG AGGGCACCTGTTGTTGGCATATTAACACGGCATGACTTCATGCCTGAGCACGTACTGGGTCTCCATCCGTACCTGTTCAAGAGCAGATGGAAGAAGGTGCGATTTGGCAAGACAGCTTTTTCCAACTTCTTTTGA